The following proteins are encoded in a genomic region of Neospora caninum Liverpool complete genome, chromosome XI:
- a CDS encoding putative CAMP-dependent protein kinase regulatory subunit, with protein MAGATAAYQEYINTKLNPILEGLVVEVLLEHPDDPVTFMISRLCQRAGIPDPVAGAAGGKSEAEELKVEISLLREQLGKLQNAGDGSPVETHESDESDEEQDDAVEDDDDEAVMSRFKNLNKMRCSVSAEVYGEWNKKKNFVAPVYEKDEDQKERLERILRQSFLFNSLDEKDLNTVILAMQEKKIEANTRLICEGDDGECLYIVESGELNCSKLLEGEEKVVKVVGPGDAFGELALLYNAPRAATVTSVTACDLWELGRDTFNAIVKDAATKRRSMYDAFLKSVHILDGMDAYERGKVADALRTEMFTDGAYIVRQGELGDIFYIVEEGSAIATKSFGPGQPPIEVKKYQAGDYFGELALINGEPRAANVIAQGICKVACLERKSFKRLMGSVQDLLSKKASEYKRESD; from the exons ATGGCAGGCGCAACAGCAGCTTATCAAGAGTACATCAACACCAAGTTGAACCCCATTCTTGAGGGGCTTGTCGTCGAGGTTCTTCTCGAACACCCTGACGATCCCGTCACCTTCATGATTTCTCGCCTTTGCCAGCGAGCCGGAATCCCCGATCCTGTTGCAG gcgcagcaggcgggaagagcgaagcTGAGGAGTTGAAAGTGGAGATTAGTCTGCTGCGCGAACAACTGGGGAAGTTGCAAAACGCCGGTGACGGGAGTCCCGTCGAAACGCACGAGTCGGATGAATCTGACGAGGAGCAAGACGACGCCGTGGAGGACGATGACGACGAGGCTGTGATGTCGCGATTCAAAAACCTAAATAAAATGCGATGCTCGGTCTCCGCTGAGGTGTACGGCGAGtggaacaagaagaaaaacttTGTTGCGCCCGTCTACGAAAAAGATGAGGACCAGAAAGAGCGACTCGAG CGTATTTTGCGCCAGTCGTTTTTGTTCAACAGCCTGGACGAGAAGGATTTGAACACGGTGATTCTGGCGatgcaggagaagaagatcgaGGCGAACACGCGGTTGATTTGCGAAGGAGACGATGGCGAGTGCCTGTACATCGTCGAGAGCGGCGAGTTGAACTGTTCGAAGCTgctcgagggagaagagaaagtggTGAAAGTCGTGGGCCCTGGAGACGCCTTCGGGGAACTTGCGCTCCTCTACAACGCCCCTCGAGCTGCGACGGTGACCAGCGTGACCGCGTGCGATTTGTGGGAATTGGGCCGAGACACCTTCAATGCAATTGTCAAGGACGCGGCCACGAAACGACGATCCATGTACGATGCCTTCTTGAAAAGTGTCCACATCCTCGATGGGATGGACGCCTACGAGCGCGGCAAAGTCGCCGACGCTCTTCGAACCGAGATGTTCACAGATGGAGCGTACATCGTTCGGCAAGGAGAACTCGGAGATATCTTTTACATCgtcgaagaaggaagcgcaaTCGCCACCAAATCCTTCGGGCCCGGACAACCTCCCATTGAAGTCAAAAAATACCAG GCCGGCGATTACTTTGGAGAACTCGCACTAATCAACGGGGAGCCTCGAGCCGCAAACGTGATTGCTCAGGGGATTTGCAAGGTCGCGTGTCTCGAGAGAAAATCCTTTAAGCGACTCATGGGATCTGTTCAAGACCTCCTCAGCAAAAAGGCTTCTGAATACAAAAGAGAATCCGACTAG
- a CDS encoding putative serine/threonine protein phosphatase, translated as MEPLADPLNDRVVTSELRSHLQREGRLSKEDCLELVKNVTEITSNEPNLLRLNDPITVVGDIHGQFYDLLKLLDVGGDPDTTQYLFLGDYVDRGSFSIEVLLLLYAIKLNHPTRVWLLRGNHECRQMTSFFNFRDECECKYDMTVYFAFMEAFDSLPLAAVINGKFLALHGGLSPELKVLSQIGGVNRFQEPPRGGLFCDLLWADPLDEAKDDVGQSPEDSFTPNDVRGCSFFFGYAAASKFLDRNGLLSVLRAHEAQLEGYKMHQTNQKTGFPTVITIFSAPNYCDVYNNKGAVLKFENNTLNIQQFNFSPHPYHLPNFMDVFTWSIPFVSEKVTEMLYGILNPSVDDDEDDEDVDDVELPPAVLSILKTHLPADEASGQRHPPTGDSRMSKERADALRKKVQSVGRLMRVFKTLRQENELIVRLKGCTPGHRIPVGLLLQGREGIANELDKFENAKQIDLMNERRPDGGSSSH; from the exons ATGGAGCCGCTGGCAGATCCCCTGAACGACCGCGTGGTCACCTCC GAATTGCGAAGTCATctgcagcgagaaggacgcctGAGCAAGGAGGACTGTCTCGAACTCGTCAAAAACGTGACTGAGATCACATCAAACGAGCCGAACCTTCTTCGGCTGAACGACCCTATCACTG TTGTGGGAGATATCCACGGCCAGTTCTACGACCTTCTCAAGCTCCTCGACGTCGGCGGCGATCCAGATACCACACA AtacctcttcctcggcgactATGTCGATCGGGGTTCCTTCTCCATCGAAGTTCTTCTGCTGCTCTACGCCATCAAATTGAACCACCCAACGCGAGTTTGGCTGCTGAGGGGGAACCACGAATGCCGGCAAATGACGTCTTTCTTCAACTTCCGAGATGAATGCGAATGCAAATATGACATGACCGTATATTTCGCCTTCATGGAG GCATTTGattctcttcccctcgctgCGGTCATCAACGGGAAGTTTCTCGCCTTGCACGGCGGTCTCAGTCCAGAACTGAAAGTT CTGAGCCAAATCGGAGGAGTCAATCGCTTCCAGGAGCCTCCGCGCGGCGGTCTCTTCTGTGACCTTCTCTGGGCGGATCCtctcgacgaggcgaaggacgacGTCGGCCAAAGCCCAGAAG ACAGCTTCACGCCGAACGACGTGCGGGgctgcagcttcttcttcggctaCGCTGCGGCTAGCAAGTTTCTCGACCGAAacggtctcctctccgtgCTCCGTGCGCACGAGGCACAGCTGGAGGGCTACAAAATGCACCAGACGAACCAGAAGACAGGATTCCCCACG GTCATCACCATCTTCTCGGCACCGAATTACTGCGACGTGTACAACAACAAAGGAGCGGTGCTAAAATTCGAG AACAACACTCTCAACATTCAGCAGTTCAACTTCAGCCCGCATCCGTATCACCTGCCAAACTTCATGGATGTCTTCACCTGGTCGATACCCTTTGTCTCCGAGAAAG TAACCGAAATGCTGTACGGGATTTTGAATCCTTCCGTTGACGACGATGAGGATGACGAAGATGTGGACGATGTGGAACTCCCCCCCGCG gTCCTGAGCATCCTGAAGACGCACCTGCCTGCAGATGAAGCATCCGGCCAACGCCATCCTCCCACAg GGGATAGCCGCATGTCGAAGGAACGCGCGGACGCCCTACGGAAGAAAGTCCAGTCCGTTGGTAGGCTCATGCGCGTCTTCAAAACCCTCAG ACAAGAGAACGAACTGATCGTGCGGCTGAAGGGGTGCACGCCTGGCCACCGCATTCCAGTCGGGCTTCTCCTGCAAGGGCGTGAAGGCATTGCCAATG AGCTGGATAAATTCGAGAATGCCAAGCAGATTGATTTGATGAACGAACGGAGACCGGACGGCGGATCGAGCTCGCACTAG